A genomic segment from Athene noctua chromosome 36, bAthNoc1.hap1.1, whole genome shotgun sequence encodes:
- the LOC141972875 gene encoding Fc receptor-like protein 5 isoform X3 — MLPSSPGPLTTRRDPLPAPTLSVAPRYHFYYEGEQVTLSCLAATKRTVSGFRFFNQSGQQIYSRPSYSLRMASFKLTATAASAGEYTCVYFVEDSGQEIPSDRSVPLSVKVQAAPTAPTLSLDPQQQVYRPGNYVKLLCSIPAPSGDVKEVQYYADVGFAVSIPVSNVKIYSYNLSLTGEELSGSYSCAYTVMKSERHVCSEKSRVVNVNVKSHKISWIPEIIVGASFFTINGLIFFFSHCLMKRRDLKEQLQRD; from the exons ATGCTCCCCAGCTCACCCGGGCCTCTGACGACCAGGCGAG ACCCTCTGCCAGCCCCCACACTCTCCGTAGCTCCGAGGTATCATTTCTATTATGAAGGGGAACAGGTCACTTTGAGCTGCTTGGCTGCGACAAAGAGGACAGTCAGCGGGTTTCGGTTCTTCAATCAAAGTGGGCAGCAAATCTACTCAAGACCATCTTACTCCCTCAGAATGGCCTCGTTCAagctcacagccacagcagcatcTGCCGGGGAGTACACGTGTGTGTACTTTGTGGAGGACTCGGGACAAGAAATTCCGTCTGATAGGAGCGTTCCTCTTTCAGTTAAGGTTCAGG ctgctcccacGGCCCCAACTTTATCCCTGGATCCTCAGCAGCAGGTCTATAGACCCGGGAACTACGTCAAGTTACTCTGCTCCATCCCCGCACCCTCAGGTGATGTTAAAGAAGTGCAGTACTATGCGGACGTTGGATTTGCAGTCTCCATCCCGGTATCGAACGTGAAAATCTACAGCTACAACCTCAGCCTTACGGGAGAGGAGCTCTCTGGGTCTTACAGTTGTGCCTATACTGTAATGAAGTCTGAACGTCACGTTTGCTCAGAAAAGAGCCGTGTTGTCAATGTCAATGTGAAAA GTCATAAAATCAGCTGGATTCCAGAGATCATTGTTGGGGCTTCATTCTTTACCATCAATGgactcatctttttcttttcccattgccTGATGAAGAGAAGAG ATCTGAAAGAACAACTCCAGAGGGATTAA
- the LOC141972875 gene encoding uncharacterized protein LOC141972875 isoform X4 produces the protein MPLSHDFPPAAVVGCVLCGMASFKLTATAASAGEYTCVYFVEDSGQEIPSDRSVPLSVKVQAAPTAPTLSLDPQQQVYRPGNYVKLLCSIPAPSGDVKEVQYYADVGFAVSIPVSNVKIYSYNLSLTGEELSGSYSCAYTVMKSERHVCSEKSRVVNVNVKSHKISWIPEIIVGASFFTINGLIFFFSHCLMKRRDLKEQLQRD, from the exons ATGCCGCTCTCTCACGACTTTCCTCCAGCTGCTGTCGTTGGCTGCGTCCTCTGCGG AATGGCCTCGTTCAagctcacagccacagcagcatcTGCCGGGGAGTACACGTGTGTGTACTTTGTGGAGGACTCGGGACAAGAAATTCCGTCTGATAGGAGCGTTCCTCTTTCAGTTAAGGTTCAGG ctgctcccacGGCCCCAACTTTATCCCTGGATCCTCAGCAGCAGGTCTATAGACCCGGGAACTACGTCAAGTTACTCTGCTCCATCCCCGCACCCTCAGGTGATGTTAAAGAAGTGCAGTACTATGCGGACGTTGGATTTGCAGTCTCCATCCCGGTATCGAACGTGAAAATCTACAGCTACAACCTCAGCCTTACGGGAGAGGAGCTCTCTGGGTCTTACAGTTGTGCCTATACTGTAATGAAGTCTGAACGTCACGTTTGCTCAGAAAAGAGCCGTGTTGTCAATGTCAATGTGAAAA GTCATAAAATCAGCTGGATTCCAGAGATCATTGTTGGGGCTTCATTCTTTACCATCAATGgactcatctttttcttttcccattgccTGATGAAGAGAAGAG ATCTGAAAGAACAACTCCAGAGGGATTAA
- the LOC141972875 gene encoding alpha-1B-glycoprotein-like isoform X2, with the protein MIIQHLLLFLTPSLSPSRCRSLTTFLQLLSLAASSADPLPAPTLSVAPRYHFYYEGEQVTLSCLAATKRTVSGFRFFNQSGQQIYSRPSYSLRMASFKLTATAASAGEYTCVYFVEDSGQEIPSDRSVPLSVKVQAAPTAPTLSLDPQQQVYRPGNYVKLLCSIPAPSGDVKEVQYYADVGFAVSIPVSNVKIYSYNLSLTGEELSGSYSCAYTVMKSERHVCSEKSRVVNVNVKSHKISWIPEIIVGASFFTINGLIFFFSHCLMKRREVQG; encoded by the exons ATGATCATCCAACACCTCCTCCTATTCCTCA CCCCGTCTCTCTCGCCGTCTCGATGCCGCTCTCTCACGACTTTCCTCCAGCTGCTGTCGTTGGCTGCGTCCTCTGCGG ACCCTCTGCCAGCCCCCACACTCTCCGTAGCTCCGAGGTATCATTTCTATTATGAAGGGGAACAGGTCACTTTGAGCTGCTTGGCTGCGACAAAGAGGACAGTCAGCGGGTTTCGGTTCTTCAATCAAAGTGGGCAGCAAATCTACTCAAGACCATCTTACTCCCTCAGAATGGCCTCGTTCAagctcacagccacagcagcatcTGCCGGGGAGTACACGTGTGTGTACTTTGTGGAGGACTCGGGACAAGAAATTCCGTCTGATAGGAGCGTTCCTCTTTCAGTTAAGGTTCAGG ctgctcccacGGCCCCAACTTTATCCCTGGATCCTCAGCAGCAGGTCTATAGACCCGGGAACTACGTCAAGTTACTCTGCTCCATCCCCGCACCCTCAGGTGATGTTAAAGAAGTGCAGTACTATGCGGACGTTGGATTTGCAGTCTCCATCCCGGTATCGAACGTGAAAATCTACAGCTACAACCTCAGCCTTACGGGAGAGGAGCTCTCTGGGTCTTACAGTTGTGCCTATACTGTAATGAAGTCTGAACGTCACGTTTGCTCAGAAAAGAGCCGTGTTGTCAATGTCAATGTGAAAA GTCATAAAATCAGCTGGATTCCAGAGATCATTGTTGGGGCTTCATTCTTTACCATCAATGgactcatctttttcttttcccattgccTGATGAAGAGAAGAG AGGTCCAAGGCTGA
- the LOC141972878 gene encoding Fc receptor-like protein 5 — MIIQHLLLFLTPSLSPSRCRSLTTFLQLLSLAASSADPLPAPTLSVAPRYHFYYEGEQVTLSCLAATKRTVSGFRFFNQSGQQIYSRPSYSLRMASFKLTATAASAGEYTCVYFVEDSGQEIPSDRSVPLSVKVQAAPTAPTLSLDPQQQVYRPGNYVKLLCSIPAPSGDVKEVQYYADVGFAVSIPVSNMKIYSYNLSLTGEELSGSYSCAYSVMKSERPVRSERSCVVNVNVKSHKISWIPEIIVGASFFTINGLIFFFSHCLMKRREVQG, encoded by the exons ATGATCATCCAACACCTCCTCCTATTCCTCA CCCCGTCTCTCTCGCCGTCTCGATGCCGCTCTCTCACGACTTTCCTCCAGCTGCTGTCGTTGGCTGCGTCCTCTGCGG ACCCTCTGCCAGCCCCCACACTCTCCGTAGCTCCGAGGTATCATTTCTATTATGAAGGGGAACAGGTCACTTTGAGCTGCTTGGCTGCGACAAAGAGGACAGTCAGCGGGTTTCGGTTCTTCAATCAAAGTGGGCAGCAAATCTACTCAAGACCATCTTACTCCCTCAGAATGGCCTCGTTCAagctcacagccacagcagcatcTGCCGGGGAGTACACGTGTGTGTACTTTGTGGAGGACTCGGGACAAGAAATTCCGTCTGATAGGAGCGTTCCTCTTTCAGTTAAGGTTCAGG ctgctcccacGGCCCCAACTTTATCCCTGGATCCTCAGCAGCAGGTCTATAGACCCGGGAACTACGTCAAGTTACTCTGCTCCATCCCCGCACCCTCAGGTGATGTTAAAGAAGTGCAGTACTATGCGGACGTTGGATTTGCAGTCTCCATCCCGGTATCGAACATGAAAATCTACAGCTACAACCTCAGCCTTACGGGAGAGGAGCTCTCTGGGTCTTACAGTTGTGCCTATTCTGTAATGAAGTCTGAACGTCCTGTTCGGTCAGAAAGGAGCTGTGTTGTCAATGTCAATGTGAAAA GTCATAAAATCAGCTGGATTCCAGAGATCATTGTTGGGGCTTCATTCTTTACCATCAATGgactcatctttttcttttcccattgccTGATGAAGAGAAGAG AGGTCCAAGGCTGA
- the LOC141972875 gene encoding alpha-1B-glycoprotein-like isoform X1 has product MIIQHLLLFLTPSLSPSRCRSLTTFLQLLSLAASSADPLPAPTLSVAPRYHFYYEGEQVTLSCLAATKRTVSGFRFFNQSGQQIYSRPSYSLRMASFKLTATAASAGEYTCVYFVEDSGQEIPSDRSVPLSVKVQAAPTAPTLSLDPQQQVYRPGNYVKLLCSIPAPSGDVKEVQYYADVGFAVSIPVSNVKIYSYNLSLTGEELSGSYSCAYTVMKSERHVCSEKSRVVNVNVKSHKISWIPEIIVGASFFTINGLIFFFSHCLMKRRDLKEQLQRD; this is encoded by the exons ATGATCATCCAACACCTCCTCCTATTCCTCA CCCCGTCTCTCTCGCCGTCTCGATGCCGCTCTCTCACGACTTTCCTCCAGCTGCTGTCGTTGGCTGCGTCCTCTGCGG ACCCTCTGCCAGCCCCCACACTCTCCGTAGCTCCGAGGTATCATTTCTATTATGAAGGGGAACAGGTCACTTTGAGCTGCTTGGCTGCGACAAAGAGGACAGTCAGCGGGTTTCGGTTCTTCAATCAAAGTGGGCAGCAAATCTACTCAAGACCATCTTACTCCCTCAGAATGGCCTCGTTCAagctcacagccacagcagcatcTGCCGGGGAGTACACGTGTGTGTACTTTGTGGAGGACTCGGGACAAGAAATTCCGTCTGATAGGAGCGTTCCTCTTTCAGTTAAGGTTCAGG ctgctcccacGGCCCCAACTTTATCCCTGGATCCTCAGCAGCAGGTCTATAGACCCGGGAACTACGTCAAGTTACTCTGCTCCATCCCCGCACCCTCAGGTGATGTTAAAGAAGTGCAGTACTATGCGGACGTTGGATTTGCAGTCTCCATCCCGGTATCGAACGTGAAAATCTACAGCTACAACCTCAGCCTTACGGGAGAGGAGCTCTCTGGGTCTTACAGTTGTGCCTATACTGTAATGAAGTCTGAACGTCACGTTTGCTCAGAAAAGAGCCGTGTTGTCAATGTCAATGTGAAAA GTCATAAAATCAGCTGGATTCCAGAGATCATTGTTGGGGCTTCATTCTTTACCATCAATGgactcatctttttcttttcccattgccTGATGAAGAGAAGAG ATCTGAAAGAACAACTCCAGAGGGATTAA
- the LOC141972859 gene encoding uncharacterized protein LOC141972859, translating to MKFYCNFLETLSGKENLEQEIFKTMAVGIICILTLLSVARYSLREGDREDADMQELLRQRQEQLRQEVTSLLTKMAQRRQERCGFTAEGVLLAAGWHWWLWAPAEALLLLLGLRRLRRQSSADGDSGSQRGSASDAEERREREEDCEGRAEPGATLRADKTLEKAGSSAAPAKQARPKNSFLTGPRPASGRGSAYECPQTKIRKRPLLAPPSPPLGHSVRQRWAPRGICRRRAAAPPGAPDGERAAPPPLPREQLNGGRVPAARAASAPLRRDAPPARRRVRGSLNTPEKYYIIVNK from the exons ATGAAGTTCTACTGCAACTTCCTGGAGACGTTGTCTGGGAAGGAGAACTTGGAACAAGAGATTTTCAAg accatggctgtgggcatcatCTGCATCCTGACCCTGCTGAGCGTCGCGCGATACTCTCTGAGGGAGGGTGACCGGGAGGATGCGGACATGCAAGAGCTCCTGCGGCAGCgtcaggagcagctgaggcaggAGGTGACCAGCCTGCTGACAAAGATGGCGCAGAGGAGGCAGGAGCGGTGCGGCTTCACTGCGGAAGGCGTGCTCCtcgctgctggctggcactggtggctctggGCCCCCGCCgaagccctgctcctgctcttgggGCTCCGCCGGCTGCGCAGGCAGAGCAGCGCTGACGGCGACAGCGGCAGCCAGCGGGGAAGCGCCAGCGACGCCGAGGAGCGGAGAGAGCGGGAGGAAGACTgcgagggcagagcagagcccggtGCCACTCTGCGTGCAGACAAGACTCTGGAGAAGGCGGGGAGCTCCGCTGCGCCTGCCAAGCAAGCCCGGCCCAAGAACTCCTTCCTGACGGGGCCGCGTCCAGCctcgggccggggcagcgcctacGAGTGCCCCCAGACGAAGATCCGCAAGCGCCCGCTGCTCGCGCCCCCGAGCCCACCCCTCGGGCACAGCGTCCGCCAGCGCTGGGCACCGCGGGGGATCTGCCGGCGACGCGCTGCTGCACCCCCGGGAGCTCCTGACGGGGAACGTGCtgcgccgccgcctctgccccgggAGCAGCTGAACGGcggccgggtccccgctgcccgcgcagcctctgccccgctccgccgggaTGCTCCTCCAGCTCGGAGGCGCGTGAGGGGATCCCTAAATACCCCAGAGAAATATTATATTATTGTGAATAAATAG